The DNA window GATGAAACCCGGGAATAAAGTAGACAAATCCATGTCCCGGCCGATGTAGAAAGCAAGAAACATGAAGAAGGGGAAGATCAGTCCAAATATGATCACAGGCGCTTTCTTATAATATATCCTGATGTCCTTTTCGGCAACCGTCAAGACACCTCTAACCATTGTATCGATATGTGGTCTCATTTTTCCACCTCAGTAAGACTGACAAAAGCTTCTTCAAGGCTGGGACCAAGTGTTCTAAGTGATACGATTTCTAAGTCTTGGTTTTCAGCTATTTTTGAGAGATGTTTGATGGTTCTGTCCGGACTGGAAGTATACAACCTCCATTTATCTCCATAGTTTTCTATCCTGTACACAGAAACAGGTTCGAAAAAGTCCTGAGTCACTGAGCGGTTAAAAGATATCTCGATTGATTGAGTTTTATCGAACGTGGTTGTCAAGGTTTCTGGTCTATCAATAGCAGCTATCTTACCTTTATTTATTATACATACCCTTTCACATAGCTGGTTTGCTTCTTCAATATTGTGAGTTGTTAATATAACAGTGGTCCCATTTTCATTCATCTGCTTCATCTTATTAATCAAAAGTCTTCGACTTTGTACATCCAGTCCTTCAGTAGGTTCGTCTAATATTAGAATGTCCGGTTCATTAATAACTGCACAAGCAATGCTAACTCTCTGACGCATACCTTTGGAAAA is part of the Methanohalobium evestigatum Z-7303 genome and encodes:
- a CDS encoding ABC transporter ATP-binding protein codes for the protein MSAIQVKNLTKTFGDFVAVDNISFEVANGEFFGLLGPNGAGKTTIIRMIVGLLTPNDGSILIQGLDIIKDVISAKMKLSTVPETGNVYTDLSARENIQLAGKFYGLSKKEIAEKSDELLNELGLFDRRDDPVINFSKGMRQRVSIACAVINEPDILILDEPTEGLDVQSRRLLINKMKQMNENGTTVILTTHNIEEANQLCERVCIINKGKIAAIDRPETLTTTFDKTQSIEISFNRSVTQDFFEPVSVYRIENYGDKWRLYTSSPDRTIKHLSKIAENQDLEIVSLRTLGPSLEEAFVSLTEVEK